One segment of Acropora muricata isolate sample 2 chromosome 8, ASM3666990v1, whole genome shotgun sequence DNA contains the following:
- the LOC136926563 gene encoding epithelial cell-transforming sequence 2 oncogene-like, producing MRHFWETVATSISARKQEDMWTSFLPLAETERGMDLLAQLDLLTNMQFSCPTGITGSFHRVESEWLFVLNGITPPALYFNTTKLGAWSETVDYIEECVDVVKKNLHSFFNEEQRNLASRLVGQITFEALHMCEIYRISEISSTLVDAVILAGRDNAAKNWNDPVQELIRCLQKNGYKDKKNKETMKTGETSDEENSDGEFEDKFVIASELKAPVSSKEFSAMKTGTSAIEKRTLLAQEILSSELTYMNHLSVIQSVFKKPLEAALASNRAIISLANIQSLFADTETLLALSSALSNDLSNRLEQWNSHQMLGDVFVKFTTQLRAYTNFLNNYPVTLQTLERCKEQNPQFRSFLGRHEKQPNTKMMSLAELLFLPEKQLTCYVQLLESFLRYTPPDHQDRGNIVKAIAKFKDLVHLFRQYKERLERETFLQDLQKRIVNCPVLAEKSRHFVREDDVIMLSTPNIGKEVKPELRVYQQVGDLGMFLFNDALIIATLSFKFVPFQRLVRKNYKFQACLSLKKLKVENLADSKYVKNAFTIVSPKRLWLCQAYSWEQKYQLISVLESSIVAALEK from the exons ATGAGACACTTTTGGGAAACTGTAGCGACAAGTATTTCAGCGCGGAAGCAGGAGGACATGTGGACATCTTTTTTACCGCTGGCGGAAAcag AACGAGGTATGGATCTCCTTGCTCAGCTTGACCTATTGACAAACATGCAGTTTTCATGTCCCACCGGAATAACTGGATCGTTTCACAGAG TTGAAAGCGAGTGGCTTTTCGTTCTTAATGGCATAACCCCTCCTGCTTTATATTTCAACACGACAAAACTTGGTGCCTGGTCGGAAACTGTAGACTATATTGAG GAATGTGTCGATGTAGTGAAAAAGAACCTTCATTCATTCTTCAACGAAGAACAAAGAAATCTAGCCAGTCGTCTTGTCG GGCAAATCACATTTGAGGCACTGCACATGTGCGAAATTTACAGGATCTCTGAAATCTCTTCGACTCTTGTGGATGCTGTCATTTTAGCGGGAAGGGATAACGCAGCCAAAAATTGG AATGATCCTGTTCAAGAACTTATTCGATGTCTACAAAAGAATGGCTataaagacaagaaaaacaaggagACAATG AAAACAGGAGAAACCTCGGATGAAGAAAACTCCGATGGTGAATTTGAGGACAAATTTGTTATCGCAAGCGAACTTAAGGCTCCAGTTTCTAGCAAG GAATTTTCTGCAATGAAGACAGGGACGTCAGCCATTGAAAAAAGAACATTACTTGCTCAGGAGATCTTGTCATCCGAGTTGACTTACATGAACCATTTGTCTGTAATTCAAAGCGTTTTCAAGAAGCCCCTTGAAGCAGCCCTCGCCTCAAACAG AGCCATAATCAGCTTGGCGAACATTCAGAGTCTGTTTGCTGACACTGAAACATTACTGGCGCTTAGCAG CGCCTTGTCAAATGACCTGTCAAACCGTTTGGAACAGTGGAATTCACATCAG ATGCTGGGAGATGTATTTGTCAAATTTACAACACAACTTCGTGCTTATACTAATTTCCTCAATAACTATCCTGTGACACTTCAAACGCTTGAACGG TGTAAGGaacaaaatcctcagtttcgttCATTTCTCGGACGCCACGAAAAACAGCCAAATACAAAAATGATGAG TTTAGCAGAATTGTTGTTTCTTCCTGAAAAACAACTGACATG CTATGTTCAGCTTTTGGAGTCGTTCCTACGGTACACGCCACCGGATCACCAAGATCGAGGAAACATCGTGAAGGCCATTGCTAAATTCAAGGACCTCGTTCATTTATTTAGACAG TATAAGGAGCGCTTGGAAAGAGAGACGTTTTTGCAAGATCTACAGAAGAGGATAGTCAACTGCCCC GTTCTCGCCGAAAAAAGTCGTCATTTTGTTCGTGAAGATGATGTCATCATGCTGTCAACTCCAAACATTGGGAAAGAAGTCAAACCAGAATTGAG AGTTTATCAACAAGTTGGGGATCTTGGCATGTTTCTGTTCAATGATGCCTTAATCATAGCCACTCTGAGTTTCAAATTTGTACCTTTTCAAAGACTTGTTCGAAAGAATTACAA GTTTCAAGCGTGTTTGtcattaaagaaattaaaagtggAAAATCTTGCTGATTCTAAAT